In one Pseudodesulfovibrio tunisiensis genomic region, the following are encoded:
- a CDS encoding DEAD/DEAH box helicase family protein: MFDKVSIRKAGKKTAVDPLEIFNGLTLRGTVENIWAPQNEALVEWSKQRENDDIIVEMNTGGGKTLVGLLIAQSIINEHREKVLYLCPTIQLVEQAAKRASECGLLVSTYVNSSWTNREHFDRCDGPCITTYAALFNGFSIFNREEIRGYVFDDGHVVEGILRDCFTLKFKHGSDAFDEIITLFQPFFEDSYQSEIVNDVRSGKYEAMLYLPQFELRREKEKLLEILRRNNVADDDNKFAWNHIKDDLVRCCLIIDGSGIEITPPCLPTHRLNVFAAESKRVYLTATLPIKTDFIRTFGIEAPTSITPSGKSGDAQRLFVFPEGEEDEKQREEAENLIEDKKGCIIVPSYKAAEEWNHIGEIFDKNCDEEFLESFRGRDDNSKLILVARYDGVDLPGDSCRILILCRTPSSSHHFDKFLENKLQVSVLRSSKTAIRIIQAIGRIFRSNTDHGVVVVTGNELRRWLSTPKNIVHFPSLLQKQIKLGEELKRNVALGNIAYDDLVEGVLSGNPEWDNFYSENITQMETEPDQFLPSWISEILLREKRAFQKLWESDYQAALRLFSKLCEETQRQDIRLASWYRHWLGFVYEELDDHISAFREYRKAANTRAALGLPKNLQDLKASIGKQDIRTQQSTNIFRIFESSYPRILRDFDDLRADIIYGDKTNPCEEALKQLGELLGLEASRPDKEHKTGPDVLWIDHESKSLLILEAKTDKSDPAKYRKKDVAQFDDHVRYVNAKFPGYEKFLVILGRNLDVTASCNPHPDLRIVNIEQFQRLCDIAKEIYKDTQTLGKSKSDCLVYDWLEFRGANWPRCITNMQSTLAIDLKEKPRD; encoded by the coding sequence ATGTTTGACAAAGTAAGCATCCGAAAGGCGGGCAAAAAAACCGCAGTTGATCCGCTTGAAATATTTAATGGACTAACTCTCCGAGGAACTGTTGAAAACATTTGGGCTCCTCAAAACGAGGCGTTAGTCGAATGGTCAAAGCAACGAGAAAATGACGACATCATAGTTGAGATGAACACAGGCGGCGGGAAGACCCTTGTAGGGTTACTCATCGCACAATCAATCATAAACGAACATCGAGAAAAGGTGCTCTACCTTTGCCCAACAATTCAGTTGGTCGAGCAAGCAGCTAAAAGAGCCAGCGAATGCGGACTACTTGTTTCAACGTATGTAAATTCTAGCTGGACAAACCGCGAACATTTTGACCGCTGCGATGGCCCTTGTATTACAACCTACGCTGCGCTGTTTAACGGATTTAGTATATTTAATCGAGAAGAAATCCGAGGATATGTTTTTGATGATGGACATGTCGTCGAAGGGATACTTCGTGATTGCTTTACCCTAAAATTCAAACACGGATCAGATGCATTCGATGAAATCATTACACTCTTCCAACCATTTTTCGAGGATTCATATCAGTCCGAAATCGTAAACGATGTGCGCTCCGGGAAATATGAAGCGATGCTTTACCTTCCTCAATTTGAACTGAGAAGAGAGAAGGAAAAGCTTCTTGAAATTTTAAGACGCAACAATGTAGCAGACGATGACAACAAGTTTGCATGGAATCATATCAAAGATGATCTGGTGAGATGCTGCTTAATAATTGATGGTTCAGGCATCGAAATAACACCTCCCTGTCTTCCTACACATCGACTCAACGTCTTTGCTGCTGAAAGCAAAAGGGTATACCTCACCGCTACTCTACCAATAAAAACCGATTTCATACGAACATTTGGCATTGAAGCACCGACAAGCATTACTCCTTCTGGAAAATCGGGTGACGCGCAAAGACTGTTTGTATTTCCTGAAGGAGAGGAAGATGAGAAGCAGCGGGAAGAAGCCGAAAATCTAATAGAAGACAAGAAAGGCTGCATAATCGTTCCATCATACAAAGCGGCGGAGGAGTGGAACCACATCGGAGAAATATTTGATAAGAATTGTGATGAAGAATTCTTAGAATCATTCAGAGGTAGAGACGACAATTCAAAACTCATTTTAGTTGCTCGATATGATGGGGTTGATTTGCCAGGGGATAGCTGTCGTATTCTTATTCTATGCAGAACCCCATCGAGCTCTCATCACTTCGACAAATTCCTAGAAAACAAGCTTCAAGTCTCAGTATTGAGATCATCGAAGACAGCTATTCGTATAATTCAAGCTATTGGTAGAATTTTTAGAAGCAATACTGACCATGGAGTCGTTGTTGTCACCGGAAATGAATTGCGACGCTGGCTTTCAACTCCAAAAAACATCGTGCACTTTCCCAGCCTTCTTCAAAAGCAAATCAAACTTGGAGAAGAGTTAAAACGAAACGTGGCCCTAGGCAACATCGCATACGATGATTTGGTTGAGGGGGTACTCTCTGGAAACCCTGAATGGGATAACTTCTATTCAGAAAACATCACTCAGATGGAAACTGAACCAGATCAATTTTTGCCTAGTTGGATATCTGAGATACTTCTCAGGGAAAAAAGAGCGTTTCAAAAACTATGGGAAAGTGACTATCAGGCAGCTTTGAGACTTTTTTCTAAACTTTGCGAAGAGACCCAGAGGCAGGATATTCGTCTCGCCTCTTGGTACCGTCATTGGCTTGGCTTCGTTTATGAAGAACTGGATGACCACATATCTGCTTTTAGGGAGTACAGAAAGGCTGCAAACACTAGGGCAGCCCTTGGACTCCCTAAAAATTTACAAGACTTAAAAGCTAGCATTGGCAAGCAAGACATAAGGACACAGCAATCCACTAACATATTTAGAATATTCGAATCCAGCTATCCCAGAATCCTTAGGGACTTTGACGATCTTAGAGCCGACATCATTTATGGAGACAAGACAAACCCTTGTGAGGAAGCCCTCAAGCAGCTTGGGGAATTGCTTGGTCTTGAAGCTAGTAGACCTGACAAAGAACACAAGACCGGACCTGATGTCTTATGGATTGATCATGAGTCAAAATCGCTATTAATTTTAGAAGCGAAAACAGACAAAAGTGACCCTGCAAAATACAGAAAGAAGGACGTTGCTCAATTCGACGATCATGTTAGATATGTTAATGCAAAATTTCCTGGATATGAAAAATTCCTTGTGATCCTCGGAAGAAACCTTGATGTAACAGCAAGCTGCAACCCACACCCTGACCTAAGAATTGTAAACATAGAACAGTTTCAACGTCTTTGCGACATTGCAAAAGAAATATACAAAGATACCCAAACACTCGGAAAGAGCAAATCAGATTGTCTCGTTTACGATTGGTTAGAATTCAGAGGAGCTAATTGGCCGAGATGCATTACCAATATGCAATCAACACTAGCCATCGATTTGAAAGAAAAACCTAGGGATTAA
- a CDS encoding restriction endonuclease, whose product MIIPKYHEMVIPTLTVIDELGGSGTIQEIAEGVIQLLNLPEEVTSPPHNPEKSSQTEVEYRLAWARTYLKKVGLIENSKRGVWSFTDKYQRGMKLDAEEIVQTVRGLTKNSRKKVIDDAPEALPEMGDWREVIHQAVLALDPSAFERLAKRILREIGFVQVEVTGQSGDGGIDGKGIVKIQDVLSYHVVFQCKRYKGSVGPGAIRDFRGAMVGKADKGLFITTGTFTREATKEATRDGASPIDLIDGDDLVEMLKKLRLGVNVRMVEEVEVDSQWFEKI is encoded by the coding sequence ATGATCATACCCAAATACCACGAAATGGTGATCCCCACGCTAACTGTCATCGACGAACTTGGAGGTTCTGGAACCATTCAAGAAATCGCCGAAGGAGTAATCCAGCTTCTCAACCTGCCGGAAGAAGTCACTTCCCCCCCTCACAACCCTGAGAAGTCCAGCCAGACCGAAGTTGAGTATCGTCTTGCTTGGGCTAGGACCTATCTCAAGAAGGTCGGCCTGATCGAGAACTCCAAACGAGGTGTTTGGTCTTTTACCGACAAGTACCAACGTGGGATGAAACTCGACGCTGAAGAGATCGTTCAAACGGTTCGAGGGTTGACAAAAAACTCAAGAAAGAAAGTCATTGATGATGCTCCCGAAGCTCTTCCAGAAATGGGTGATTGGCGTGAGGTTATTCACCAAGCGGTTCTAGCACTTGATCCGAGTGCTTTTGAACGTTTGGCAAAGCGCATCCTTCGTGAAATTGGTTTTGTTCAAGTCGAAGTAACAGGTCAGTCTGGCGATGGTGGTATCGACGGAAAAGGAATCGTGAAGATTCAGGATGTCCTAAGTTACCACGTTGTCTTCCAGTGCAAACGCTACAAAGGCTCTGTTGGACCGGGAGCAATTCGAGATTTCAGAGGTGCCATGGTTGGCAAAGCAGACAAAGGACTGTTCATCACCACTGGGACCTTTACACGCGAAGCAACCAAAGAGGCGACCCGTGATGGGGCTTCACCGATTGATTTGATTGATGGGGATGACCTCGTTGAAATGCTCAAGAAGCTACGGCTTGGTGTGAATGTTCGGATGGTTGAGGAAGTTGAAGTCGATAGCCAATGGTTTGAAAAGATATAG